TCAAATTACTTAAGAAAGGCATCGGGCACTTCTAAGACACTAATAATGACCTCGACGAGATAGAAAGATTCGGTGTGGGAAAAATTGTGCTTGACGATGGGGTGAAACCTGTAGAAACAGGCAGATAGCGGTATATCTAGATGGAAATCAGATGGTGTCGAGTCTTACTGAATGGCGGCTCGGATAGTGTTGCTGTTGGCGATATACCTATAGCTGCCGAAATCGTGGAATTCAGGGCTTAGAAAGTGAATGACGGGGACTCCATCCACGTCGGACAGGCTCGTCTATCTACATATTTTGTATCTGGCAATTCCCTGTGGAAAGCCGTAACAAGTAGACACTTTGGACTTGCCGATGTCTTCCCACATTCTGTGAACGAATCTCGGTGTATGTTTGTCTCAATCGTAGTAGTTCAGCCGCTTAACCACTTCCGCGAAGGCGACGTTCTTGCGTACATCCGTTATTTCGATGGTGACTCGCTCACCTTGCTCGGTATCCGGAACGATGACGACGAAACCACGCTCGACACGGGTAAGACCGTCACCTTGGTCGCCAAGGTCTTCGATCTCGACGGTACGAGTCTCACCTTCTTCGACTGGTGGCACTGGGGAGTTGAATTCGCTTTTTGATTCGGTTTCGGTTTGCTCGGTTTCATCAGTTGATGGTGACGAAAGGAGCGCTACACGGTACGTTTCGCCGTGCTGTAGTTCACCAGTGTAAACCTCTTCGTCGGGCACTTCAAGTACATACGAGCTGTCTCGTTCCTCGACAGTAGCTGAAAACAAACTCCGGAGTTGATCAGGTATTTCCATCGGTAGTGTCTTACACAACAGACGCGACAAAGAACACTTGGGGTCTGTCACCCGGATTCTTCCGGTGCAACAACGTCTTCGCACGCTGGACACTCGGCCCACACGCCATCAGTTCCGTCATTCTTTTCGTACTCGACGAGGAGCCACGTTTCTGGAATTCGCTCGCCACAATCCGGACATCGGCCGAGTATCGCTTCATCACTGTTCATATAAAGAGTGGAAAAAGTGTGTAACTGGGTTCCCGATTGAATATTCAGCTTCCTCAAACGTAAGGCTTCGGTGGATTGGTCACCGTGTGTGAAGGTTCTAATAGAATGGACGAGGCAAAATGATTAACTCGCTATCTCCTGTAGTTCAGCGGACAATGGGGGTCCGAACAGTTTTTACTCGCCTACTCTCCCGTGGCGGACCAACCTTGGTAGTTGAATGCCGCCACTGTGGGAGAAACGTGTCACTGAAGGTCGAAGAGTGTCCGGACTGTGGAGCGACTGAGTTCTCTCGGTACGAGATCCCAGGATAGCTCCTCGCAGTATGCGTTAGCCACTTCACCTACCCATTAGGCTTGGTCGGCTCTGTTGAAATCCTATTCGTTAGACATATACTTGCTTGAAACAGCTGGTCACTGAAAGGTACAGAGCTCTCGACCGTCTCAGAATACCACCGAAATACTTCAGATTCCTACCAAACCAGAGCACTTGCCCTACTCCAATAGTAATTCAGGAACTGATGCGAGGAGGCCGAGGAAAATAACGAGAATACCAACGGCTACTATTCGAAGTATCCCGGCTGACCGTCGTCGCTCCGGAGCCAGCGATTCAGCGAACCCAGAGAATCCAAGCGCGAGACCAGTAAAGAGGAAGAAGTGGGAACTATTGAGCACGATACCAGTGTACACCCAGGCAAGGAGGCAGATGGACGATAAGGACAAAAAATGAGTCCTTTCCTTCGCCCATCTGGCTTACGAAACACCATCCGCTGGAATATCCCCATACGTACAGGCAAGAGTTCGACCCGATAAAGTGTCTGGATGAATGAAAAGTCGTCTTTAGTATTTTTTTCCTCGTCTTGATCCCCACCGGGTCAGAACATATCACTTAATGAGGAGTTCAACAGAGCCGCTTGGTCGTATTTTGAGTTCTGGAAGTTAGAACTCTCCTCCAGTCGGCCCAATCTTATTGCGTTGATCGTACATCCCATCCGGAAACGGAAGGCTCCCCCAGATTGAGTACGGGCACTGCTCCTGCCCGATGCAGTAGCGCTGCATATCTTCGTTGTCGCAGTTCATCGGAAGCGGGGTGTCCCCTTCAATCGTATTCGAGAACTCGTAGCGAATCTGGTAGTCGGTGACCTGTTCGTCGTACTAGGGCCACCGCGAGAAGGCGTCTTTGAGATCCGAAACAATCGTCTCGAGGCTGCTCTCCTGATATTGTGGGAGCCACATCACCATCCGAGCAAAGTTGTAGAATCCTTTCGGACGGGTTTCTTTTTATTGAGGCGGTCGTCCATATTCGTCATACAGGGAAGTTTGAACAGATCCTCGATTGTCTCAACCTCAAGGGGCTGGACGCCACGCGAAGACTTCTGAATCCGATAGTGGTTCGTATTCCCGTGCTGCCGAATTGTCAGGCTCCGGTGGTCTCGCTGGGATACAAGGAGGTTCCCGAGACTCCGAGGACTCGAGATACGATTACACACATCCCGTTTCCAGTCCGTTTCTGGGTCGTATGCCTCTACTGCTTCAAACAGCTCCTTCGCCGAGTGGAACGCTCCCAGCGTGGTGACTTCGTCTGGAGCGTTTCGAATCGCGTCCCGGAGCACACGGATAGTTCGCTCACCGGGGTTCCAGTCTCGCCAGATTCGCTCGTGGTGTCCCGTCTCGTTGAAGCGGTCGATGAGCTCTGTGATAGCCGACTCATTCGTCGTTAGCCACGTGATCTGGTCCTGATGGTGTCCACCAGTAGTTCGGGTGTCCGCGATCAAATTCGACCTGCCAGTTGGGGAGTGTTGTGGGCGTTGTCTTGATACCGGAACAGTGGTCCGTGCAAATGCAGCAAAGGGAACGCTTCTTGCGTACGAGATCTCACTCACAGAAGGATGACCATATTGCCGATGCCACGTCGTTTGCGTTCAATGAGATCTTTTGACTCAAGATTATCGAGAGTCCGACTGACGGTCGCTTTTGAGAAATCTGATTGTTCGACGATGTCGCTCTGAGGAAGGACGCCGTCAGCATTAAGGACGATTTCGTAGACGATCTGTTCGTTGCCTGTAAGGCGGCTCGCGGTTTCATCCCACTCCTGTCTCCGGGTGTCGAGTAAGTTCTTTGTTGATGTGTGGTCAGGTTCGTCAGCGGTAGAGTGGGTATCTGGAGGGGTCTGGCTATCTGTTCCCGACGCTCGGCTTTCGAAGAGCAATGTGGTAGCACTCACTCCGGAGGCGAACGCTGCGATCGTGAGCACGATGGTCTCGATCCGGCGAAGCGACAGCTGCAGAGTTTCTGATTGTACAGTCGTGTCACCGATTGTGACCGTGATTGTCGACGGCGTAAGGAGTCGTCCCAGCAGTACGAATAGCACAGTGGTTACAGTGACGAAGACACCTGCAGCAACGATCTCTCTGCGTTGGAGGGTGGTTTCGTTCATTAGTGGAGGGCTATTTGATCGTGGCCTATGCTGGTGTTCCGCGAAGACGGACGAATGCATCTATCGTTTCGTTTTGCAGATCAACGACGATGCTGTATCGGACATCTTGGTTGATCGGCTCAACAACGACCAGTGCGCGCTCATCGCTTCGTTGTGGGTCGGTTCGATTGATGACAACCGTTCCTGAAGCTGTGCCGTTTTGTACTGTGAAGGCTGACTCATCGGCTGCAACGAAGCGGCCCCACGTCGTATCTGGATCTGCACCACTGACGGCAGCTCTATCGCTGGGTATCGCGATCGGAATCGGACGCATCGTATAGACAGCATCGGTCGGTGTCGCAAGTGTGTCAGTAATGGCTTCTTCGCGAGTGACGATCTGCTTGGCCTGTTTGCGCTGTGGGCGAGTGAGCTCGGGAGGCTCTCGAGCCGTTGTCTGAACGACGGGGCTCGTATCCAGATTCGTGATCGTGATTCGCTGGACGGTACGTAGATCTGCAACAAGCGTCTCATTCGTCCCACCGCTCGTTTCGACAAGTGCACCATTCTCGATTGTGAACTCGTAGTCAGTCGCGGCTGTCGTCGCCGACGTGATTCCGGTGACGGTTCCGAACACGGCGAGACTGCCACTGAGGAGGACAAGTGAGAGGACCAATACGACACGGGATCGGGGGACCGACTGCATATGCATCGTGATCGAATGAGTCCGTATGAATGTGCTTGTTTACAGCCACCTGAAACGGGTGGAAGAGCCACTGGGCCAGGTTTCACGCCTGTTTCACGCGCGTTTCCAACGGGTGTTTACAAACTCTTTCTTATAACCCGTTGGTGCCGTGATCGGGCCAGCACCCACCGTAAGGAATTGCGGTTCGGGTTCCGTCACACGCTTTGCCCTCCGCTCAGAGTTGCCGTCGATTACGCTCGGGAGGTTGGTCCGCTCTCGGTCCAACACTATGCGACAACCCAGTCCCCGCAAACGGAGTGATACAGATGCAACGTGAATATCGGCTCGCAGTGTATGCGCTCGCAGTATCGATGCTGCTCCTCGTTGCCAGCGGCGCAGCGATCGTCGCTGGCGGGAGTCAAAACGACTCACCAGCCGAGCCACACGCGTCCGAGGTCGAACGTACCCAGACAGCCAATCCCGTCACAGCCACCCACTCAGAGAACGTGGAAATCGAAACGGTTGCCACAAACGGCACCGCCCTCACGGTCACCCAAGGCGACCGAACGTGTCGGGGCAGTCTCCGCACTGCAGATCCGAATCGAAACCGGACTGATATCCAGGTGGGCGATACCACCGTCACGCTCGTCGAACATCAGACCGGCGAACCGTTTGACGAAATCGAACGTGAGGCATTTGCCAGGCTCGTTTGGCGTGCGGTTGCCGACGACGCCGGTCTCGAAGAGTACGACCACGTTGAAGTCCAGGTCAACCAGTACTACGAGACCGTCGACCGTGAAGATCCGTTGGATACCGTCGGCATTCGCGTCTACCCTGTGGACGCCTGTCTCCCGACTGTCGAAGGTGAGGTTGCCCTCGACAATCAGTCGGTCACAGTCCAATCAAGCCATCCGGAACTCGAAGATCTCCAAGTAGAGATTACGGACACGATCGGTGTTCTCAGCGATGACGATCGGAACACGATTACGCAGCTCATCGAATCGAACGAGCACACGAGCTACAATATCCAGGTTGAGTTCGACAACCCACGTGCGTTGGAGGCGACCGTAATTGAAGCAACGAACGACGGTGAAGTCGAACTAGAACTCACACACCCTGACTCCGCGGGCCGTGCGGTAGTCGTCACGGTCGATCTCGAATCAGAGACCATCAAGCAGACCTGGGTACAATTCAAGATCCAGAGTATGAACAACACGAACGTGGTCGCTGTCGGTGATTCTGAGACCAATGAGACAATCACTTTCGAGACGAACCACACGGAAAATGGATCGTCGTAGCACACGGATCCGTGACGGCGAGATCGAATCCGGTCACCAGGTGGCATCCGACATCGGTCGGGATAAAGCCGCCGTGAGTCGTGACCTTGAGCTACTGTTCAGGTACGATCTGATCGAATACCGTGAGGAAGAGTCCCGGAAAAATCCCGCAACTGAAACACGACACGGTGATCGTCGAGCCAATTGTCTGAGGTCGACTTAAGCACGGAGGCCATCATCTCGACCACGGGCCTCGCCCAGAAATGGGCCCCAAAATACCAGACACCATACATCCAATTCGAACAAGGTATTGTATTCTGTTGAGATTGTTTTTGATCTTC
This genomic interval from Halobellus litoreus contains the following:
- a CDS encoding TRAM domain-containing protein produces the protein MEIPDQLRSLFSATVEERDSSYVLEVPDEEVYTGELQHGETYRVALLSSPSTDETEQTETESKSEFNSPVPPVEEGETRTVEIEDLGDQGDGLTRVERGFVVIVPDTEQGERVTIEITDVRKNVAFAEVVKRLNYYD
- a CDS encoding phage terminase large subunit family protein; protein product: MNSDEAILGRCPDCGERIPETWLLVEYEKNDGTDGVWAECPACEDVVAPEESG
- a CDS encoding helix-turn-helix transcriptional regulator translates to MNETTLQRREIVAAGVFVTVTTVLFVLLGRLLTPSTITVTIGDTTVQSETLQLSLRRIETIVLTIAAFASGVSATTLLFESRASGTDSQTPPDTHSTADEPDHTSTKNLLDTRRQEWDETASRLTGNEQIVYEIVLNADGVLPQSDIVEQSDFSKATVSRTLDNLESKDLIERKRRGIGNMVILL